A stretch of DNA from Pecten maximus unplaced genomic scaffold, xPecMax1.1, whole genome shotgun sequence:
AAAATTTCATGATATCCTGTCACGGGCTTAAAGTATTGTCTCTGCAGTCCCTTTTTCAAAaaatccagattctgtatattgtctctgtcggggaaggtacagcacaaatgaccaccacgacagatatgtgccagttttcttagttttgaaaaataaacgatcgaattccatcacgccatcacgtaggtctgccgattcatagatttgaaacacagggacttcgatcagttatcgcagtaatccgaaaggttctggtgttgatattgccttaaagctgattaaagtctgcatatagtatatagcaacatcgtcagaaaattcggactataatcgcagtagatattgtgattttgtggtctggccaggcttgaacaacttatcgtaaacagtttcgtcctaaataaacaaacgcttatttcagtgggtcaacaaacagatttaaactttgtaagcaacttgcctttaattcataatgatagatattaatttctagcgacaatcatcgcactttgatgcttcgtgtgaagcccgtgtccacgtgcctccattttgacagctagagtgctcgctcacgtaaacagacgaaacacgtgatcgctaaatatcggaccaaatctcataaaatctcgtgaacaaactaccaagttgtaaacaaaagaaatgttgttagccaaaacctggagggttttatgaaaattggaaatttgtttgcgcttgggtTGTTATGTCGTCTTTATTCCTAatagttaaacaagtgtcctctgtaaggtaacgtcagaatatcgcagttatctcccttcaatcagtattttcgatatagatttgcaaaaatcgatgcaggtgtagatatttacaagacattattcttattgtttattcaaaatagttcctgaaatgttcacaacattatcagcatagttaatacatttctgtgcacatctactttgaatgacggactacaatgacgtgcctcatacttggactaataagcgaatcattacccctagttacagaaattaccaccagaggtctcaaattccgggcttccgccgaagagaaatttatactgaatatacctttttttcatgtaaaagcactttatttgtagtcttgatagttttcataaatgtatatatagttcaactacatcatatatgaaccgaaagaaactacaaaatgaactgtgaaaggaaatataacgaaaatgaaagtgagagattgtgacgtcacaactcgtaggtgattgtaatatggcaggcgtaaacgcctccataaaaaagAGAAAGTTGGAAACAattccaaatatattttataggtCTCTGAATTGTCATGAGGTTTAATTAAGAGCTTTGGGACAAACataatctaaaaataattaacgAGTTACAGTGATGAATATTCATTATATGTTAACAAAACCATTGGAATATTTCAGTTGTATGAGGTTTGTCAACTTCATTATTCTATCAGTGGAACATTACATGAGGTATGTTAATGCTATTAGGATCTGTGCACAGTTCTATAATGATACTGAAACATAGTCTCACAAGATTTACCCAGCTTAGCATTCTTAAAGCAATATATGACTATATACTAGAACGTACCCCACAGGACATGCCTTGCCAGTGATATCATAGTTTCTGTCACAGCCCAGTAGATTGAAGTCTTTACCGTAGGGCTCTACCTCAATCTTGCAGTGTGCACATGTATCCACTCTCATCACACAGGGGTTCTGGGCAGGGATTTTATTTGCTCCAACCTCTAACACAGCGCCTGGCCCCACCTCCTTAATGCTCATGTAGGAATTGCTGCAGATATCTGACAAACAAATAAAGTTAAGGAATATTCATTTATGGTGAAAAGTTTCAACACTTATTTCATTATAATGGTGGAAGCTAACCATCCTAATTACAAGGTACCAAATAGAAGAATTCCACGCAAAGCGGATGTGTCACCTGTGCAGCAATTTATGAGTACAGGAATTATTGCAcggaaacagattttctatttataataacagtgaccttgacctttgaccagtGACAAAAAAAATCCCATGCAAACACTAATGCATGAAAGTTGAGTCTGATGGGCCTAAAATAACTTGAGATATCACAAGGAAACAGATTTACTACTTTTAGTAACATactttctatttatataactgGCTTTTGGACCAGTAAAATACAATCCCATGCAACACTTGTGGAAAGGAACAACATGAAAAATTCAGATTGATGAGCTCAAAGGAACTTGATCAATCacaaggaaacaaattttctatctttagtaacaatgaccttgaccttcggacctgaaaagcaatcccaagcaagcaagTTTGTTAAGGAAGATCTGCCTGAAATTTGAGCATGGAGACCTCTGTGTGGACTCCAACACCGACAAAATGATACCTCTATGTCCCCTGCTTTTTGCAGGTGGCACAATAAAACGCGATGATACTATAGCTAGCAAATAATTAATTGCATTTTACAATGACAAATTTTCAGTACTCAGGTGTTTGTGATCATTTAAATTTGACCCATGACCTTAATAAAGTGACCTAACATATGACATACCTTTGACTTCCATACTGTCCAGAGTATTGACCATGGCCAGGTGGAGGAGAGTGAAACCAAGTACTGAAATTAACcacaatatattttgatttgttttctcTCACAAAGAATTGAAACTAAAAGATTTACATAAACATTTTCTATCTCAGTTTAGCATTTAAAGGaacttgttaaataaatattggaGTATGAACTGCATATTGATTGTAGATTCTTTAATAACTCCCAAACCCCTTATTGGTCACAATGTCTGGAGTGAATTCT
This window harbors:
- the LOC117320406 gene encoding uncharacterized protein LOC117320406, translating into MAPHLQVTSIVLGFTLLHLAMVNTLDSMEVKDICSNSYMSIKEVGPGAVLEVGANKIPAQNPCVMRVDTCAHCKIEVEPYGKDFNLLGCDRNYDITGKACPVGYVLVYSHILL